A single genomic interval of Rhododendron vialii isolate Sample 1 chromosome 3a, ASM3025357v1 harbors:
- the LOC131318649 gene encoding putative disease resistance protein RGA4 isoform X1 gives MEAEKLRTIVYPSNRWRRFRSPVEPAIASFRSLRVLEGLGLPENIGKLKLLRYISTNASADLPNSLCMLLNLQYLDLTESCVSRLPEDFWKLISLRFLGLKTTLTRLPKDGIGRLTSLRTLYFYECDNLESLGEGIKHLSCLRDLALKNCDKLVSLPAGFRHLTSLERLEIGWCESLNLSEDDVLKGLISLEKLQLKHLPRLVSLPKGLLDSVAALTHLEIGGCENLTSPSESVLPNLLSLQSLTIRFCEKVASLPEGMQRLTKLQDLDITGCSLNTGRYSEGGEYWPKIANVPNIKRHY, from the coding sequence ATGGAAGCCGAGAAGTTGCGGACGATAGTCTACCCAAGCAATAGATGGCGCAGGTTTAGATCACCTGTTGAACCAGCAATCGCAAGTTTTAGAAGCTTACGTGTACTAGAAGGACTTGGCTTGCCAGAAAATATAGGGAAATTGAAGTTGTTAAGGTACATAAGCACAAATGCATCAGCCGATCTCCCAAACTCGCTTTGCATGCTATTAAACTTGCAGTACTTGGATCTCACGGAGTCATGTGTGTCTCGATTGCCTGAAGATTTCTGGAAACTAATTAGCCTGCGGTTTTTGGGCTTGAAGACAACATTGACGCGTCTGCCAAAAGATGGAATCGGTAGGTTAACTTCTCTCCGGACGTTGTACTTTTACGAGTGTGACAATTTGGAGTCTTTGGGTGAAGGGATAAAACATCTCTCTTGCCTTCGGGATTTGGCCTTAAAGAATTGTGATAAGCTGGTTTCATTGCCAGCTGGCTTTAGGCACCTCACTTCCCTCGAGCGTTTGGAAATTGGTTGGTGTGAAAGCCTTAATTTATCGGAGGATGATGTTTTAAAGGGGCTTATAAGTCTTGAGAAATTGCAATTAAAGCATCTCCCGCGGTTGGTTAGTTTGCCCAAGGGGCTTCTGGATTCTGTTGCTGCACTCACTCATTTGGAAATTGGAGGCTGTGAGAACTTAACTTCACCATCAGAGTCCGTCCTCCCAAATCTCCTATCACTTCAATCACTTACAATAAGGTTTTGTGAAAAGGTTGCGTCCCTGCCAGAAGGGATGCAACGCCTCACTAAGCTACAGGATTTGGATATTACCGGGTGCAGTCTCAACACCGGGAGATATAGTGAAGGAGGAGAGTATTGGCCGAAGATCGCGAACGTACCTAATATTAAACGTCATTATTGA